In Fusobacterium periodonticum ATCC 33693, the sequence CGATAGCTTTATTTCATTCTGAAAAAGAAGATATATCTCTCCAATGGTTTAAAAAAGCTAAAGAAAAAGGCTTAGAAGACCTTAGTGAAATATCTAATAATTTTTTTTCAAAAACTATTGATGATTGGATAAAAAAGGCAAAATTTTGGGGGCCAATAAGAGTAGAAGAAAATACTTATAAAGAAGATTAATTAGAAACTTTTATTATGAAAAATGTAGTATAAAATAATTTGTAATATACATTCTAAAAGGAGTATGCCTTATGGAAAAAGATGAACTTATAGGTAAACTAAGTAATTTTATAAGAAAAGAAAAATTTCAAGAAATTAAAGAAATTATCAAGAAGTTTAAAGATGAAAAAAATTATGATATGGTCTGTTTTTCTTCACAAGCTTTTATAAATATGGACGAATATAAAGAAGCTTTAGAAATTTTAGATAGTATTAAAAATAAGTATTCTGAAAGTGGTGAATTCTGTATTCGTTATGCAATGGCTTTATATAATTCTAATAGAGAAGATGAAGCTCTTGAATGGTTTAAAAGAGCTAAAGAAAAAGGAATAAAAGAGATTGATGAAACATCAGGGAGACATTATCCTAAAAGTATTGATGACTGGATAAAAAGAGCTGGAGCTTGGGCACCTAGAAGAATAGAAAAAAATAAATTTGAAAAAGAGTTAAGAGAAAAAAGAGATAAAAAACCTATGCTAAATGTAAGTTTTGATGAAGAAGTACTAAAAGGTCTATGGTATCAT encodes:
- a CDS encoding SMI1/KNR4 family protein, with protein sequence MEKDELIGKLSNFIRKEKFQEIKEIIKKFKDEKNYDMVCFSSQAFINMDEYKEALEILDSIKNKYSESGEFCIRYAMALYNSNREDEALEWFKRAKEKGIKEIDETSGRHYPKSIDDWIKRAGAWAPRRIEKNKFEKELREKRDKKPMLNVSFDEEVLKGLWYHDEFSIREYFGEPATDEDFEKVEKELGYRLPDSYKALMRIQNGGELRKNNFKGPLKRNWARENFDVIGVYGVDSSKKYSLCGEFGSKFWIEEWKYPNIGIAICGTSSGGHDMIFLDYSDCGPEGEPCVVHIDQEGGYEITYLADNFKDFVEGLFPSFDDEDDD